From one Notolabrus celidotus isolate fNotCel1 chromosome 2, fNotCel1.pri, whole genome shotgun sequence genomic stretch:
- the diras1a gene encoding GTP-binding protein Di-Ras1a: protein MPEQSNDYRVVVFGAGGVGKSSLVLRFVKGTFRDTYIPTVEDTYRQVISCDKSVCTLQITDTTGSHQFPAMQRLSISKGHAFILVYSITSRQSLEELKPIYQQVLAIKGTVEAIPIMLVGNKSDEMAQRELETKEGQAQANAWKCAFMETSAKTNTNVKELFQELLSLEKKRDMSLSIDGKRSGKQKRADKLKGKCSIM from the exons ATGCCTGAGCAGAGTAACGACTACCGGGTGGTGGTGTTTGGAGCCGGGGGTGTGGGGAAGAGCTCGCTGGTCCTCCGGTTTGTTAAAGGCACGTTCAGAGACACCTACATCCCGACAGTGGAGGACACGTACCGCCAG GTGATCAGCTGTGATAAGAGTGTCTGCACGCTGCAGATCACTGACACAACAGGAAGTCACCAGTTTCCCGCCATGCAGCGCCTCTCTATTTCCAAAGGCCATGCCTTCATCCTGGTTTACTCCATCACCAGTCGCCAGTCACTGGAGGAGCTCAAACCCATCTACCAACAG GTCCTGGCCATCAAAGGCACCGTAGAGGCGATCCCCATTATGCTCGTGGGCAACAAAAGTGACGAGATGGCCCAGCGTGAGCTGGAGACGAAGGAGGGCCAGGCTCAAGCCAACGCCTGGAAGTGTGCCTTCATGGAGACGTCGGCCAAGACGAACACCAACGTGAAGGAGCTGTTCCAGGAGCTGCTGTCtctggagaagaagagggacaTGAGCCTGAGCATCGACGGGAAACGCTCGGGGAAACAGAAACGAGCCGACAAGCTGAAGGGGAAGTGCAGCATCATGTAG